One Misgurnus anguillicaudatus chromosome 19, ASM2758022v2, whole genome shotgun sequence genomic region harbors:
- the LOC129429381 gene encoding Ig lambda chain C region encodes MIIKQVFKSQRPISFCTTEDLKSITVVFGQGTKLIVTDSDVSPPVVKILPPSSEDVSSSKVTLVCLINDMSVGFADVSWFVNGNSVTDGVFTGSAEQQPNEKFKLSSYLTIERSEWEKDKDLTCKVTAAGKITNTKIKKSECN; translated from the exons ATGATTATAAAACAAGTGTTTAAATCACAa AGACCCATCAGTTTTTGTACGACTGAAGATCTGAAATCTATCACTGTGGTATTCGGACAAGGAACAAAACTCATTGTGACCG ATTCAGATGTTTCTCCTCCTGTTGTGAAGATTTTGCCTCCATCCAGTGAAGATGTGAGCTCCAGTAAAGTGACTCTGGTGTGTTTGATCAATGACATGTCTGTGGGATTTGCTGATGTGAGTTGGTTTGTGAATGGAAACTCAGTTACTGATGGCGTCTTCACCGGATCTGCTGAACAGCAGCCGAATGAGAAATTCAAGTTGAGCAGTTATTTAACCATTGAGAGATCAGAGTGGGAGAAAGACAAAGATCTCACATGTAAAGTGACTGCTGCTGGAAAGATCACAAACACAAAGATCAAGAAATCTGAATGCAATTAA